The genome window GCCACCCCATCCTGCTCCTTGAAGCTCAAAAGGCTCAAGGAAGTCTAGCAGTGGTTACTATTACAAATTACACAAGTTTCTGgactagggatgcagctcagtatAGTGCCTAGCATGTGCCAGCCCTGGGCTAAATTCCAACCTccggggtggagtggggggaggatATGTTGGTGTTGCTAAGACATACTTCCTGGCCCGTCATGTATGTTCAGATTAGATGAGGTGATCCTCGTGTTTACTTTAAGAGGTTGTCCCTGGTATAGCTTCCCTTCCCCTGCCCTGTCTCTCGGGGTCCTCTCTCCCCTTATTCACAACAAGCAGTTGTCTGActctctgtcctcagctctcCTTTCCCATCAACTCTACCTTGTGCTGTGTAGTTCATTACCTCGTGGTTGCCATGCTAAGGTGCCCTCCCACCTGAAGGGCCTTCCTGACTTACCACCCCATTCAGTTCTGTAATAACTGTCCTAATTTGATCTCTGTTGCtatgggaagaaaagggtttatttggcttgcacatCTGGATTAAAATTCATCATTAAGGGGAGTTagggcaggaaccatggagggaagccacttactggcttgctttccatggcttgttcagttttctttcttttgaggagtgggtgggtgggtgggtagaaagactcttgctatgtagccctagctgtccttgaactctcagagatccatctgctcctgcctcctggatgctgtgattaaaaggcctgcaccaccatgcccagctacagcTTGTTTTCTTACACAACTCATACACAACTCAGCACcccctgcccaggagtggcatcaTACAtagtgtgctgggccctcccacatcaatcattaagaatgccccacagacatgccctcaTGCCGATCTGATGAGGCAGTTTCTCAGCTGAGAAAAGCAGCAACTTTCCTTTGATCTTTGAGTCGTAGATGAACCTGAGTTTAATGAAGCTACTTCTTACCACGACCTTGAGGGCCTGTGTAGGAAACACTGTCATGAAAGGCCACTGGCCAATAACCCACATCCCAGAAGGGACCGGGCCTTCTGCTGTTTGGCCTTTGTTTCGCTCTCTAATTGTGGATTCTCTGGCCCCAGGTCCTCATCCCCAAACAACACCAACCCATTTGGCTCCACATTTTGCTTTGGTCTTCAGCGGATGATCTTTGAGGTAAGTCCTGGATGCCAAAGAAGCTGCTAAGGGCTTTGTGGTTGTAGCAAGAAGAAGCAAGTGACTGAGGAGAATTGTGGATTCTCCTCATCTGTCCATGCTGGACAGATGCACCCTTCCTCATCTCTGCTATCAGAGGTTCAGAAATGTAGATAAGagagccagtgagatagctcagcaggtaaaggtgtgcactgccaggcctgaggacctgagttcaatccctggtgtCCACATGGTAAGAGAACAgtctcctgaaagttgtcctctgacctccacaggtatacTGTGGCAAGTGCATGCCCCTTGCCACAAACAcaatgaataataatgtaaaaaaagaaaacaataggtTAGGGAAATCTAGGGTCACAGAGCCTGAACAGGATGAGCCCATCAGCAGTTCCTTAATTTGAATCAATAAGCAGTACAGCATGGTGAAGAACCTCAAAGCAAGTATGGCCAAACTTGGGCATGCTAATTCTTGAGTGCTATGTGGACGAGTGGCCTGGGCACCCCACGGGCTTGAGAGAGACTGGGGAGCCCATATTTTCAGGCTGGATCTAGATGCCATACCTCAGCAGGCCCTTTGCCCTTGGAGAAAGACTAGATAAGTGAGTCTATGAAGGTCACATACGCTGTGAAGAACAGACAGACCCTTGAGCAGAAGTAAGCCCCACTGACAGGAAGTTGGTGGTTCAGGAAATGCAGAGCCCAGGCCTGTACAAGTATGACATTTACATCCTTTACCACCCAGTCCTGGGGACCTGTCTGCCTACATCCCTCCCTCCTGACCTGTTCTCTTCTCACACTAGGTCATGCAGAACAACCACATTGCCTCAGTGACCCTGTATGGCCCCCCTAGGCCTGGTGCCCACCTGAGAACAGCAGAGCTGCCCTGAGGACATCAGTGCCCATTCCCCTCTGTCCATGGAACTGCATCACATCCAGCTCAGTGGGTCTCTGTGCCACCCTGCGTGTTTTCTTGAGCACCTTGGCAGTGTTGAAGGGCTCTGGGATTCGGAAGCGTTCAGAAGTAGGATTCGAGCTGAGTCTTCTACCTTGGGATAGAGAACCCAGATATTCCTCTGTCCAAAGCCTGCTGTTGCCAGCAGAGAACACAGTCTGCAAAGAGAAGCACAAACTTTGGGCCTTGATACCTGGACCCAGGGCCTCTCAACTAATGAAGGACATGTCAGCCCCTGTCCTGCACACATAGGGAAGATGGGCTCTTTCTCTGGCTAAGAAAATAGGTGTCTGGGATGAGATCGGGTCCTGCTTTTGGCCCAACATTGCCATGTGGCCCTTACGGTGAGCAGAGCAGGTAGCATGTCCATAGTACTTGGTTGCAATATTTGCACTACATCCACTTTAGTTACTTGATGAGCTGGCTGTGGCTGGTGTGGCCCACAtgcccttttctgtttcttttgtgcaCGTGCTCCCTGTCATGCCCAGGTGGCACATCTGAGTGATTGAAATACAATTTTGTATCAGGTATGAACCTAGGTCTGGTTCCCACTGCTGCTCTGGGAACCAGCCTTCAAGGTCACCTGTGTCTCTTGGTTCAGCCTGGCTGACAGGGCTGCATGTTTCCATCTTGTTTGCCTCTTTTATTTAATGCCAAAGTGTTAGCCAAAGACACCTTCCTCCTTCTGTTACAGCATTCTGTTGTGCACTGTGGGCCAGCTCCCTGCCCCACTTGTGGGCACTGGCCTGGCCACTTGATTTAAGGCCTAGGGGCTCAAAGAAGATTGGGCTGCTGCGTTTCTTACATGGGTCTTGCTAATGGAAAGTCACATATATGTGCTTTAAATATTAATCCTTTTGAAAAGAATTGAGAAGAGAAACGTATAATTTTAtcccatttttaatattttggtcTAGCAACTTGTGATACATAGATGACAATTTTGTGAGTTTTTCAAATGTGTGTACAGATTTTTGTAAATAATGACTTTTGTAATTAACTCATGTACAGCCTCATCTTGTATAGTTCATAATGAATGTGCAGGGGACCTGCCCCAGCTGTCTGTATGGTTCCTGGGCCTACAGCCAGGCCTGTGTGGCACTCCCATGACTCTGATTGACAGGTGTCTTCCCATTTGGACCTTGGTCTGGCCAGAGACCCTGCACACCCAATGTCAGGGTAGCCAGGACTGTTCCCATCCTCTTGAACAGAGGAAACTTCCTCATCCCCTTTCCAATAAAGCACCTATGCCCTCAGTGACAGCTTGCCATGTGCTGCTGCCTGAGGtgtttgtactaaaatgtgaacTGTTGGTTTTCTTGAAGCTGTGTTTGAAGAATATGAGAGGTTTTATAGTAAAGGAATCTTAGGACTCCTCTCCATTGACatggttgtatgtatgtgtgcatatagtgGACAAGACCATGACACATCCTGGCCCCATCCCTCATGTTACAGGCAAACGTAGGCCTAAAGGGTTAGCTCCAACACAGCAGACCTCAAAGGGGACACATAAgatatggctgctgggaatccaCATGTGGAGAACGGAGGAAGCAAATAACTAAAGTGCCTGCCAGGTCCGCGAGGGCTGTGAGGCCTGGCCATGGGGATACCAGCAAGTGTTTGTATCATCCTACGCAAGCCAGCCAAATCCTCACTAGTACACACAAGGATGCTGTTGGCTACTAGTATCATTAAATGTGCCAGCTTCTTTTGGGTCTGCTGGTCAAGACACCTTGGCCCTGGCTTTCTCAATGAGTCAGTGCTACACACTCAGTGATCTGGAGAAAAGCCATGTATACACCATTAACCCACATGGGAAACCTTTAGTGTTTACCTTTAATGTTACCTTCTGGAGCTGAGTGAAAGGCTTGATACTGTGATAGGTAGTTAAGAGCTCCATTGGAACGGACCTGTTGCTACAGGCTGTGGATGTGCGCAGACTGGCCCCTGAGGCCCATGCAGCAAGCGCCACATAAGCCAGATGTCAGCTGCAGATAGCCCATGCACTACCACCAGTTCTCGGTAGAAACAGGGGTCAAAGGTGCGGAGATGCGGTGCAGCTGAAGGCTGGGCGATGCCAAAGGTGCGAAACGCTGGATGAGGCTCAGGTGTGAGCCGCAGGCGCTGCAAACACATGCCCAGAAAGACATCGTCGATGGGAAAGAGCTCAACCTGTGAGCAGGCCTCTGCTAGGCGGCGGAGTGTGGCTCCGGAAAGAACAAAGCCGCCGCCCCCCGCGTAGGCCGGGTAAGCCGGCAGTCCATACACAGCCTCGGGAATGAAATACTTGCTGACTCTCTTGCGGATTGGCCTTGCCTGCACAATCACATCACCAGCAAGAAGGTCCTGTGCCGGATCCCGCGGCTCCAGGAACTGCAGCAGGTTCCTCACGTGCACGAACACATCAGCATCGCCCTTAAAAACAAAGCGTACATCTGGACAGAAAGCTGAGGCCCAAGCTAAAAAGTGAATCTCCTTGAGCGTTAGATTGAAGAAGGTGTCTTCGAAAGCCCAGAGCAGAATGTCTGCATAAGCACGGCTCTCAGCTTCCAGCAGGGCGCGCCAGTGCGTCTGCGTGCCCGCCCTGCCCGAGCCGGTGCCCCTGGGCACGCCCAGCAAGAACACTCGGCGCACGAGTGCCCCCTGCACACGACCCTCGGCGCCCCAAGTCTGACGTACGGCTTCCCGCCGCTCGAAGTCGGCGGCCACAGACTTGACCGCAATGAGCAGGTCCGGCGGGCCTCCAGATGCGCCGTCTCTGCGGCATTTGCGCGGCTGGTTAATGAGTAGCGGGAAGCGCCGTTGATCCTTGGCGCGCAGATACCTGCCGAAGTCAAAGGGGCCCGTAGGTGTCGGGGGCACCGGGGTGTCGTCCTCGTAGGCCGGCGGGGCCGCACGGGCGGTGTTGGGGAGCCCGCGTGCTCGGAGACCAGAAGTGGGCCGCGGGGGCTGGCCTCGCGCTGATGGTGCTCTGGTCGTGGGGGCTGCCCCGTCGCGCTGCGCGTAAAGCAGGAGGCCGAGGGCGGCGCTGAGCAGCAGCGTGAGCCACGCGTCCCGGCAAAGGCGCAGCCTCCTCCTCATGTCCAGCCCCGCCCTTCCCGGGGTCCTCTAGCCTTCCTTCATCGGCTCTGTCGACCTCCGCCCTGGGCCCTGACGCACGGCAGCAGCCTAAGGGACAAGAAGTTCAACTTCCAATCTCGGCCCTGGCCCAGGAAGGGTACCCAAGGCTGGGCAGGGAGACGCAGGCCTCGACCCCCGACCGGGTGCACCAAAGCTGAatccctttttcctcttcctctctccctccccgccGCTGATCTTGGTCCTGAGGACCCCAGCACTCACGCTTGGCCGCAGGGGTGTAAAGGGGGATGTCGCAGCGCCTGCACGCAGGGAGCCCTCCAACTGTCAGCTCAGGGTCCCAAGGGCAGCCATGACCCGGGCTTGAGCCAAATGCAGCGTTGGCAGGAAGGGGGCTGAGGCCATGCCACGTGATCCTCCAGCTGTGTACGCCCCGACATCTGGAGTTCAGCTCCGCCTTGGTGTAGGGAATGCCATCTCTTGAGTGCGAGCTGATTCCTAAGAGGATTTCTTACAAGCGACTCTCACTGGTCTTTTTGCTGTCTCAGATGCCCGAATTCCGTGTTTCTGAGGTTTGGAAAGTGTACATGTCTCTGGGTACCCTCTGCAGAAGGCTGTCAGGAGTCCCCATTCTGGCTGATGGGTCCCAAATCCCTAGGCTTGAGCGCCTTAATTTTCAGTTCTTTGGCCACCATCCCAGGCCATTTTTCAGAACACCTCTCCTCAGCAGCCCTGGGCCACCAAGCAGGAGCCATAAACTGCCCCAGTGATATATAGCTGCCTCCTTACTCCTAGCCGCCACACTTGCCACCAGTAAACGCGGCACTCACAACCCCAAGACACAAGACAGACACAAGCACAAGACAGCAAGTTCTGTTCCTACAGACTCGCCGGCAGCTCTTTGCCCAGAGAGGACCACTGCTTTGTGCGGTAAGTGACTTGGCC of Peromyscus leucopus breed LL Stock chromosome 5, UCI_PerLeu_2.1, whole genome shotgun sequence contains these proteins:
- the B3gnt9 gene encoding UDP-GlcNAc:betaGal beta-1,3-N-acetylglucosaminyltransferase 9, with the protein product MRRRLRLCRDAWLTLLLSAALGLLLYAQRDGAAPTTRAPSARGQPPRPTSGLRARGLPNTARAAPPAYEDDTPVPPTPTGPFDFGRYLRAKDQRRFPLLINQPRKCRRDGASGGPPDLLIAVKSVAADFERREAVRQTWGAEGRVQGALVRRVFLLGVPRGTGSGRAGTQTHWRALLEAESRAYADILLWAFEDTFFNLTLKEIHFLAWASAFCPDVRFVFKGDADVFVHVRNLLQFLEPRDPAQDLLAGDVIVQARPIRKRVSKYFIPEAVYGLPAYPAYAGGGGFVLSGATLRRLAEACSQVELFPIDDVFLGMCLQRLRLTPEPHPAFRTFGIAQPSAAPHLRTFDPCFYRELVVVHGLSAADIWLMWRLLHGPQGPVCAHPQPVATGPFQWSS